The Bemisia tabaci chromosome 8, PGI_BMITA_v3 genome has a segment encoding these proteins:
- the LOC109030181 gene encoding dynein regulatory complex subunit 3 isoform X2 produces MTCAGEDTLGGSGTTAVISVETIQDIVLKSEVEGKFDERAGKRIHDRIAAVNTLRLEFRGIICIDSLWMLTNLTELYLNNNSIQKIENIENLVNLTKLDLSFNQIKKIENLEEQIKLSKLSLSYNQISKLENLDNCPQLKVLVCSNNLLADLDDIQYLRKFEHLRTLTMIGNPFSNAGSFVDHVAKELPQLVYLNFQMLRTKDGKDSRLLLVQRKFADDMSKVSHHIKFEGKIYESELELHTDAFVEYLEDHQLFDSFGLSNDLREIYAETTETQMHCHKFQSAVFECTHQIFELGLKQLSLRIQELNDYNESMTKIEQDFASTSSGLIDQFGEEKNTIFSDLKKHMNKMSRHKNEEVLGELKKLQDTFETHLQKIWFELMRLEDIRSIQIKILERLNIAKEMMYNVIDKREDTLIISAWDWYDDLFQQLEQKEFARSRNMILQINTFSDFQLVELSAELSNTAPQEQTEFSFSELQMIKDLSQIV; encoded by the exons ATGACGTGTGCGGGAGAGGATACTTTGGGAGGTTCGGGAACTACAGCAGTTATCAGTGTGGAGACGATCCAAGATATTGTCCTCAAATCGGAGGTAGAAGGAAAATTCGACGAGAGAGCAGGCAAACGAATTCACGATCGTATTGCTGCCGTCAACACTCTTCGTTTGGAATTCAGAG GTATCATATGTATAGACAGTCTATGGATGCTTACTAATTTAACGGAGCTCTACTTGAACAACAATagtatccaaaaaattgagaatatagAGAACCTTgtcaatttgacgaaattagatcTGAGCTTCAAtcagattaaaaaaattgagaatctaGAG GAGCAAATTAAACTGTCAAAACTTTCACTTTCTTACAATCAAATATCAAAACTAGAGAATCTTGACAACTGCCCCCAGCTGAAGGTCCTGGTTTGCAGTAACAACTTACTCGCAGATTTGGATGAC ATTCAATATTTGCGGAAGTTCGAACACTTAAGAACTTTGACAATGATCGGGAACCCTTTCTCGAATGCTGGCAGTTTCGTCGACCACGTGGCTAAAGAATTACCGCAGTTGGTTTATCTCAATTTCCAAATGTTGCGGACGAAGGATGGCAAAGACTCTCGACTTCTTCTAGT TCAAAGAAAATTCGCCGATGATATGTCGAAAGTGAGTCATCACattaaatttgaaggaaaaatatacgaGAGTGAGTTAGAACTGCATACAGATGCTTTTGTTGAGTATTTAGAGGACCACCAGCTTTTTGATTCTTTTGGTTTATCAAATGATCTAAGAGAAATATACGCCGAGACAACAGAAACACAAATGCACTGCCACaa GTTTCAGTCGGCTGTTTTCGAGTGCAcgcatcaaatttttgaacttggaCTTAAACAGCTGTCTCTTCGAATTCAAGAGTTGAACGACTACAATGAGTCAATGACCAAAATTGAACAAGATTTCGCTTCTACAAGTAGCGG ACTTATTGATCAGTTCGGGGAGGAGAAGAACACCATATTTTCCGACCTAAAGAAACACATGAATAAAATGTCGAGGCACAAAAATGAGGAAGTATTGGGGGAACTGAAGAAGTTGCAGGATACTTTTGAAACCCACTTGCAGAAAATATGGTTTGAGTTGATGCGCCTTGAAGATATTCGCAGCATTCAAATAAAG ATTTTGGAGCGGTTAAATATTGCGAAGGAAATGATGTACAATGTTATCGACAAGAGAGAAGATACTTTGATTATTTCTGCTTGGGATTGGTACGATGACCTCTTCCAACAGCTCGAACA gaaaGAATTCGCTCGAAGCAGGAACATGATACTGCAAATAAATACCTTCTCCGACTTCCAGCTGGTCGAGCTGTCTGCAGAGCTGTCAAACACGGCTCCCCAAGAACAAACGGAATTTTCATTCTCTGAGCTTCAAATGATCAAGGATCTTTCTCAAATTGTGTGA
- the LOC109030181 gene encoding dynein regulatory complex subunit 3 isoform X3, producing the protein MTCAGEDTLGGSGTTAVISVETIQDIVLKSEVEGKFDERAGKRIHDRIAAVNTLRLEFRGIICIDSLWMLTNLTELYLNNNSIQKIENIENLVNLTKLDLSFNQIKKIENLEEQIKLSKLSLSYNQISKLENLDNCPQLKVLVCSNNLLADLDDIQYLRKFEHLRTLTMIGNPFSNAGSFVDHVAKELPQLVYLNFQMLRTKDGKDSRLLLVFQSAVFECTHQIFELGLKQLSLRIQELNDYNESMTKIEQDFASTSSGLIDQFGEEKNTIFSDLKKHMNKMSRHKNEEVLGELKKLQDTFETHLQKIWFELMRLEDIRSIQIKDLLGVLKQNIQSIVKDFTHNAKGYFSQIREHVNYFILLLKDHVQTHSALNETEAYNQISEQAEAILERLNIAKEMMYNVIDKREDTLIISAWDWYDDLFQQLEQKEFARSRNMILQINTFSDFQLVELSAELSNTAPQEQTEFSFSELQMIKDLSQIV; encoded by the exons ATGACGTGTGCGGGAGAGGATACTTTGGGAGGTTCGGGAACTACAGCAGTTATCAGTGTGGAGACGATCCAAGATATTGTCCTCAAATCGGAGGTAGAAGGAAAATTCGACGAGAGAGCAGGCAAACGAATTCACGATCGTATTGCTGCCGTCAACACTCTTCGTTTGGAATTCAGAG GTATCATATGTATAGACAGTCTATGGATGCTTACTAATTTAACGGAGCTCTACTTGAACAACAATagtatccaaaaaattgagaatatagAGAACCTTgtcaatttgacgaaattagatcTGAGCTTCAAtcagattaaaaaaattgagaatctaGAG GAGCAAATTAAACTGTCAAAACTTTCACTTTCTTACAATCAAATATCAAAACTAGAGAATCTTGACAACTGCCCCCAGCTGAAGGTCCTGGTTTGCAGTAACAACTTACTCGCAGATTTGGATGAC ATTCAATATTTGCGGAAGTTCGAACACTTAAGAACTTTGACAATGATCGGGAACCCTTTCTCGAATGCTGGCAGTTTCGTCGACCACGTGGCTAAAGAATTACCGCAGTTGGTTTATCTCAATTTCCAAATGTTGCGGACGAAGGATGGCAAAGACTCTCGACTTCTTCTAGT GTTTCAGTCGGCTGTTTTCGAGTGCAcgcatcaaatttttgaacttggaCTTAAACAGCTGTCTCTTCGAATTCAAGAGTTGAACGACTACAATGAGTCAATGACCAAAATTGAACAAGATTTCGCTTCTACAAGTAGCGG ACTTATTGATCAGTTCGGGGAGGAGAAGAACACCATATTTTCCGACCTAAAGAAACACATGAATAAAATGTCGAGGCACAAAAATGAGGAAGTATTGGGGGAACTGAAGAAGTTGCAGGATACTTTTGAAACCCACTTGCAGAAAATATGGTTTGAGTTGATGCGCCTTGAAGATATTCGCAGCATTCAAATAAAG GATCTGCTAGGAGTCCTCAAGCAAAACATTCAATCAATCGTGAAAGATTTCACTCACAATGCAAAAGGTTATTTCAGCCAAATCAGAGAACACGTAAACTATTTCATACTGCTGTTAAAGGACCACGTTCAAACCCACTCAGCACTAAATGAAACGGAGGCCTACAATCAAATCTCAGAACAGGCTGAAGCG ATTTTGGAGCGGTTAAATATTGCGAAGGAAATGATGTACAATGTTATCGACAAGAGAGAAGATACTTTGATTATTTCTGCTTGGGATTGGTACGATGACCTCTTCCAACAGCTCGAACA gaaaGAATTCGCTCGAAGCAGGAACATGATACTGCAAATAAATACCTTCTCCGACTTCCAGCTGGTCGAGCTGTCTGCAGAGCTGTCAAACACGGCTCCCCAAGAACAAACGGAATTTTCATTCTCTGAGCTTCAAATGATCAAGGATCTTTCTCAAATTGTGTGA
- the LOC109030181 gene encoding dynein regulatory complex subunit 3 isoform X1, giving the protein MTCAGEDTLGGSGTTAVISVETIQDIVLKSEVEGKFDERAGKRIHDRIAAVNTLRLEFRGIICIDSLWMLTNLTELYLNNNSIQKIENIENLVNLTKLDLSFNQIKKIENLEEQIKLSKLSLSYNQISKLENLDNCPQLKVLVCSNNLLADLDDIQYLRKFEHLRTLTMIGNPFSNAGSFVDHVAKELPQLVYLNFQMLRTKDGKDSRLLLVQRKFADDMSKVSHHIKFEGKIYESELELHTDAFVEYLEDHQLFDSFGLSNDLREIYAETTETQMHCHKFQSAVFECTHQIFELGLKQLSLRIQELNDYNESMTKIEQDFASTSSGLIDQFGEEKNTIFSDLKKHMNKMSRHKNEEVLGELKKLQDTFETHLQKIWFELMRLEDIRSIQIKDLLGVLKQNIQSIVKDFTHNAKGYFSQIREHVNYFILLLKDHVQTHSALNETEAYNQISEQAEAILERLNIAKEMMYNVIDKREDTLIISAWDWYDDLFQQLEQKEFARSRNMILQINTFSDFQLVELSAELSNTAPQEQTEFSFSELQMIKDLSQIV; this is encoded by the exons ATGACGTGTGCGGGAGAGGATACTTTGGGAGGTTCGGGAACTACAGCAGTTATCAGTGTGGAGACGATCCAAGATATTGTCCTCAAATCGGAGGTAGAAGGAAAATTCGACGAGAGAGCAGGCAAACGAATTCACGATCGTATTGCTGCCGTCAACACTCTTCGTTTGGAATTCAGAG GTATCATATGTATAGACAGTCTATGGATGCTTACTAATTTAACGGAGCTCTACTTGAACAACAATagtatccaaaaaattgagaatatagAGAACCTTgtcaatttgacgaaattagatcTGAGCTTCAAtcagattaaaaaaattgagaatctaGAG GAGCAAATTAAACTGTCAAAACTTTCACTTTCTTACAATCAAATATCAAAACTAGAGAATCTTGACAACTGCCCCCAGCTGAAGGTCCTGGTTTGCAGTAACAACTTACTCGCAGATTTGGATGAC ATTCAATATTTGCGGAAGTTCGAACACTTAAGAACTTTGACAATGATCGGGAACCCTTTCTCGAATGCTGGCAGTTTCGTCGACCACGTGGCTAAAGAATTACCGCAGTTGGTTTATCTCAATTTCCAAATGTTGCGGACGAAGGATGGCAAAGACTCTCGACTTCTTCTAGT TCAAAGAAAATTCGCCGATGATATGTCGAAAGTGAGTCATCACattaaatttgaaggaaaaatatacgaGAGTGAGTTAGAACTGCATACAGATGCTTTTGTTGAGTATTTAGAGGACCACCAGCTTTTTGATTCTTTTGGTTTATCAAATGATCTAAGAGAAATATACGCCGAGACAACAGAAACACAAATGCACTGCCACaa GTTTCAGTCGGCTGTTTTCGAGTGCAcgcatcaaatttttgaacttggaCTTAAACAGCTGTCTCTTCGAATTCAAGAGTTGAACGACTACAATGAGTCAATGACCAAAATTGAACAAGATTTCGCTTCTACAAGTAGCGG ACTTATTGATCAGTTCGGGGAGGAGAAGAACACCATATTTTCCGACCTAAAGAAACACATGAATAAAATGTCGAGGCACAAAAATGAGGAAGTATTGGGGGAACTGAAGAAGTTGCAGGATACTTTTGAAACCCACTTGCAGAAAATATGGTTTGAGTTGATGCGCCTTGAAGATATTCGCAGCATTCAAATAAAG GATCTGCTAGGAGTCCTCAAGCAAAACATTCAATCAATCGTGAAAGATTTCACTCACAATGCAAAAGGTTATTTCAGCCAAATCAGAGAACACGTAAACTATTTCATACTGCTGTTAAAGGACCACGTTCAAACCCACTCAGCACTAAATGAAACGGAGGCCTACAATCAAATCTCAGAACAGGCTGAAGCG ATTTTGGAGCGGTTAAATATTGCGAAGGAAATGATGTACAATGTTATCGACAAGAGAGAAGATACTTTGATTATTTCTGCTTGGGATTGGTACGATGACCTCTTCCAACAGCTCGAACA gaaaGAATTCGCTCGAAGCAGGAACATGATACTGCAAATAAATACCTTCTCCGACTTCCAGCTGGTCGAGCTGTCTGCAGAGCTGTCAAACACGGCTCCCCAAGAACAAACGGAATTTTCATTCTCTGAGCTTCAAATGATCAAGGATCTTTCTCAAATTGTGTGA